One part of the Amphiura filiformis chromosome 5, Afil_fr2py, whole genome shotgun sequence genome encodes these proteins:
- the LOC140153353 gene encoding palmitoyltransferase ZDHHC22-like → MGLFHIFSMKNAPFVLKVKAVFNILGIAYFTGTVSSGIFIAFFISIPKLVEVHNFSTTKHYLIALFLCINIVGNYLLTALTDTSTDTLQATTCRTSPCGHVHQKDLKDKRSSRGSRQSASSGKRRINHKSWDKSKLRQGALSNTNTLTKPWRAYDCILCRSCILKRDHHCFFVGSCIGYHNQKYFIQCCAYLACGCCYSIILTSLYLHTRYGTQFQGAWTFIYLLPLTVISWLQGSTPLGEICLVLFLYIALVGGVVGIGFCLWESHITFLGLTTYEAMHGLTGPKKGSFKDNFCDVFGKYWYIGMLIPIRLPQYGNGTYGQY, encoded by the coding sequence ATGGGtcttttccacattttttccatGAAGAATGCACCTTTTGTTCTCAAGGTAAAAGCAGTTTTCAACATTTTGGGAATTGCATATTTTACTGGAACAGTTTCTTCTGGGATTTTCATAGCTTTTTTCATATCTATCCCAAAGCTAGTAGAGGTGCACAACTTTTCCACCACAAAGCACTACTTAATAGCACTATTTCTTTGTATCAACATTGTTGGGAATTATTTGCTGACAGCACTCACAGACACAAGCACAGATACACTGCAAGCTACTACATGTAGGACTAGTCCATGTGGACATGTTCATCAAAAAGACCTGAAAGACAAACGATCAAGCAGAGGATCAAGACAATCTGCAAGTAGTGGTAAGAGAAGGATTAATCACAAAAGCTGGGACAAGAGCAAACTGAGACAAGGTGCATTGTCCAATACTAACACATTGACTAAGCCATGGAGAGCTTATGATTGTATACTGTGCAGAAGTTGTATTCTAAAACGTGATCACCACTGCTTCTTTGTTGGATCCTGCATAGGTTATCACAATCAGAAATATTTCATTCAATGTTGCGCATATCTGGCTTGTGGTTGTTGCTATTCAATCATACTGACATCTCTCTATTTACACACACGCTATGGAACACAATTTCAAGGAGCATGGACCTTCATCTATCTCTTACCCTTGACAGTGATTTCATGGCTtcaagggagcacaccacttgGGGAGATATGTCTTGTCTTATTTCTATACATAGCCCTTGTTGGAGGTGTAGTTGGCATTGGTTTTTGTTTATGGGAAAGCCACATAACATTCCTAGGTTTGACAACTTACGAAGCCATGCATGGGTTAACAGGTCCAAAGAAAGGTTCATTCAAAGATAATTTTTGTGACGTTTTTGGGAAATACTGGTACATAGGGATGTTAATACCAATACGATTACCTCAGTATGGTAATGGAACCTATGGTCAGTATTGA
- the LOC140152274 gene encoding katanin p80 WD40 repeat-containing subunit B1-like, translating into MSSARGRFIRWDWHQQKYVWVSKEDLRAKAANNKEQVLKPSPYLQNCGPKRKNNQPSALRVPPNRGCKRPLKVYQKKDKLLLEAKKKKIAPKSKCAVKPSLRQQAKQPVRKTKPAASQTPREESFKKTLLQGHDTFMTVMTNRLIHQGAAITFWRQSPDALVSYLVRTNDDAVTVDILPVLTENGLNKDSGSKHLSMGSCVDFLPTLRKLLDSKFEDYIKASLDFLRMMIRFYLKDLQAMKAANKVTNLQRSQSVFGMYTSIVAMTDKLGRLAKRDGPVGQKASIVAELVQKL; encoded by the exons ATGTCTTCAGCACGAGGACGATTTATACGTTGGGATTGGCATCAACAAAAGTATGTGTGGGTGAGCAAGGAAGACCTGAGAGCTAAAGCAGCCAATAATAAG GAGCAGGTTCTGAAACCATCACCATATTTACAAAACTGTGGACCAAAAAGAAA AAACAACCAACCCTCTGCACTTAGAGTACCTCCAAACAGAGGCTGTAAACGACCACTGAAAGTTTACCAAAAGAAAGACAAG CTTTTGCTAGAagcaaagaagaagaaaatagcaCCCAAGTCAAAGTGTGCAGTCAAACCAAGCCTTAGACAACAAGCCAAGCAGCCAGTCAGGAAGACAAAGCCAGCAGCAAGCCAAACACCCAGGGAGGAAAGCTTCAAAAAGACA CTTTTACAGGGTCATGATACCTTTATGACAGTTATGACTAACCGTCTCATCCACCAGGGGGCTGCTATAACATTTTGGAGACAAAGTCCCGATGCTTTAGTGTCATACCTTGTCAGAACTAACGACGACGCAGTCACAGTGGATATTCTACCCGTTTTAACTGAAAA TGGTTTGAACAAAGATTCTGGCAGTAAGCACCTTTCCATGGGGTCTTGTGTAGATTTTTTGCCAACGCTGCGAAAGCTTTTGGATAGCAAGTTTGAAGA ctatATCAAAGCCAGCTTAGACTTTCTACGCATGATGATACGGTTTTACTTGAAAGACCTGCAGGCTATGAAAGCTGCTAATAAAGTGACCAACCTGCAGAGAAGCCA GAGTGTGTTTGGAATGTACACTTCTATTGTAGCAATGACTGATAAATTGGGAAGACTAGCAAAAAGGGATGGTCCAGTTGGTCAGAAGGCCTCT ATTGTGGCAGAGTTGGTACAAAAGCTTTGA